The nucleotide sequence ATGCGCTTGCGCCTGCCAATATAAGTTTGGGCTTGTGTTCCAAAGCAAGCTCACGAACCTTATCATAGTCAATGCGGTGCGTTACCGGGTCAACTCCGTATGGCACAACGTTAAAATATTTTCCTGAAATATTTACCGGTGAACCGTGGCTGAGGTGTCCGCCCTCCGCAAGGCTCATGCCGAGATAAGTGTCTCCGGGTTCCATAGCTGCAAAAAAGACAGCAAGGTTTGCGGTTGCTCCTGAGTGCGGCTGAACGTTGGCAAATTCAGCGCCGAACAGTTCCTTTGCGCGCTCTCTGGCGAGGTCTTCAACTATATCCACATATTCACAGCCGCCGTAGTAACGCTTGCCTGGATAGCCTTCAGCGTACTTGTTTGTAAGCGGCGTGCCCATTGCTTCGATAACAGCTTCGCTGACGAAGTTTTCCGAGGCAATAAGCTCGATTTTATTGCGTTGTCTGTTGATTTCTTTTTCGATTGCCTCAGTAACTTCAGGGTCAACCGATTTTAGGTTTTCAAATTCAAACATCAAATAGTCCTCCAAATATATAATTTTTATTATTTACAAAATAAATGTTGAAAAAAACATACATTCATATTATAATGTTAAAAATAGATTTTTGCAAGGGGTATTTTAAATATGAGGGAAAAAATTGCTGATAAAAAAGAGAGAATATTAAAAATAATTGAGATATTTGGAAAAGTGTACAGTGACGCGGACTGCACCCTGGAATATGACAATCCGCTTCAGTTACTCATATCCACCCAGCTTGCGGCGCAGTGCACTGACAAGAGGGTCAATATAGTAACAAAGGATTTATATAAGAAGTATAGGGATGTATATGATTTTGCCAATGCTGACGAGCTTGAGCTTAGAGAGGATATTAAGTCTACAGGCTTTTTCAGGAACAAGGCGAAGAATATAATAGGCTGCTGCAAGATGCTGATATCTGATTATAACGGAGAAGTTCCACGTGAAATGGAAGACTTGCTAAAGCTTCCCGGCGTTGGTCGAAAAACGGCGAACTTAGTCAGAGGAGATTATTTCGGGATACCGGGGATAGTTGTTGACACTCATGCGACCAGGCTTTCGAACAGGTTAGGGCTGACGACAAACAAGGACCCGAAGAAGATTGAAATGGATTTATTAAAGCTAGTGCCGGAAGAATATCAGACGTCTTTCTGTCACCAGCTAGTGTATCATGGACGGGAGTATTGTCCTGCGGCAAGGCCTAAATGTGATATATGTCCTATAAGCGAATTGTGCCCGAAAGTTGGTGTATAAATTTTTATTTATAAAAAAACTATTTATATACTATGTATATGACCCCATATAAAAAAATTTATTATGTAATAATAAAATTTTTTATATGGGGTCATATACAAAGAAAATAAAAAAGCACTTGTCATTATGTGAACACAAATGATAGGTGCTTTAGTCTTTTTTAATATCATTTAGAATTTCAAAAAAATAATCTAATTGACGTGGTGACAAGGAAAATAATATATTCAATATCTTTTGTATTTTATCATCATCTTTAATATAATAATTAAAGAACTCATATGGTGTAACTTCTAAAAATTCACAAATATAGAAGAATCCACTTAGTGATGGTAGAGAGTATCCGGATTCAATTTTATTTATATATCCTTCACTTTGACCGATAAACTCATTCATCCGGATATGAGTTAATATTATTAGTTCGATTTAATAAGTAATCGGTTGAGGTATTGTAAAAGTCGGCAAGTTTCACTAGAAAATGTAGAGGTATAGTTTGAAAACCTCGCTCATAACGAGAGTATACAGTTTGTTGTATTCCTAAAATATCAGCAATATCTGTTTGTTTTAGTCCAGCATTTATGCGCAGAATTTTTAATCTTTTCAAGTACATTTTAACATATCCTCCATTAAACTTCTGAGTTTTAATCTTGTTCATCAATATTAAAATAGGACGAGGGCAAATTAAGATTAAGCAAGTCGCCGGGTTTAACCTCTAAAATATCGGCAATATTAAAGAAAACTTCTAAAGAGAAGGAAGAAGATATATTAGGAGCTTCAATAGAGCTAAGATGTGAACGGCTAATATGTGCTTTCTCAGCAAGTTCATGTTGAGTATAACCCTTAGCTTTTCTCAAAGCAGAAATCATTAATCCTAATTCAACGAATCGGTCTCTGTTTTCAAAACCAACTTCTTTACGCATTTTTATATCCTCCTAAAAAATTATTAAATATGTTTTTGTATATTGAACACTGCGTGTTCAGATGGTTGCTCACCTAACGCGCTTGCTAACGCAAGCCTACCGATGTTCACTTAAAAACCAGTTTTTTGTGAATTAATTTAAAAGGAAAACCTTGCTTTTTTGATAATTAAATCAATTGGAACTCGGTAAATCTTTATTCACGGTAGTACACAAAGTCAACGGGAAAGTTACAGGGCTTTTTCATCTTGAAGCGCAGGTTCAAGATGAAATTAGCGGGGGCGAGCGCCCATTGGAGCCGTAGGCGACCTAAGCGAGCAAGCACTTTTTCTTTTATTTGAGTATTCATATTATTGACATCGTAGGTTATTCAAAACAAGTAACTTTTTATTACACACACCTTTCAGGTGTGGTCACAGGTGAAGCGTTTCTTTTTCTTGCGAGAAAAAGAAATGGTTCAAACACCCTATTATGTAATAATAAATTTTTTTATATGGGGTCATATACAAAGTTAATTATAATAAATATCTTCTTTATATATTGAACACTGCGTGTTCAGATGATAGCTCACCTAACGCGCTTGCTAACGCAAGCCTACCGATGTTCACTGAAAAACCCGCTTTTTTAGTGTAATAATTAAATGGTTCAAACACTTTATTATGTAATAATAAAATTTTATATGGGTCATTACAAAGTATAGTTTTAAAGAGCTATAAGCTAAGTTATAAAAAAGAGTATTATGAACCCAAAGTCAAATGTAAGTATACATTGACTGCAAATATATTATATCATATTGAATAGGCAATTTTATTCCATGAAAAGGAGTAAATTAACGAATGTATGTCAAATAAGGAAATGTTATAGTTTTTATATGTCATAAATAGCCTTACGACAAAATAAAAAACAAAAAAGGGAGCCATAGCGGCTCCCATAAAAAATTACTTCTTTTTATCATACAACCCGGCGCGGTCATTGATTACCAATAACCTCATCAAATCCTCAGTAAGCCCCAGCTTGCCTTCCTCATCACCTTTTAAAAATCCCTTATCTACCAGCTTAGTTATTGTAGGAACTGCCCATTCAGGCATGTTCTCATCAATATAATCATAGGTCGCTAGCTGTGCTTTGATATAATCTATCTCTTTGGTGTTGTTCAAAATATCAGCGCCGATTGCGTCAATAACTTTATCCTGACTTTCGTCCTTTTTCTTTAACTCTTCATATTCGCTGCTCAAAAGTTCGTCACCGCTTTCTAATTTATATTCTACTCCAAAATAGTTGCAGATACCTTTATAAATTCCCACTGCACATTTATATTTTCCGTCGTCGCTGGCTAAAAACCTGTTGTCGTCATAATTGTCTATAAATGCAGTCTCTACCAGTATCGCCGGCATGTTTGTGTGTTTTATAACCGCAAAGTTTGCTGACTTTACTCCCCTGTTGCAAAGCCCTGTCTCTTTTGCAAGCTCCGGCTGTACACAGTCAGCTAATCTTCTGCCCTTAGAGCTGCCGGTGTAATAGTAAGTCTCGCACCCATATGCTTTTGTGTTTGCTGAGTTGCAATGGATAGAAACAAATATATCAGCGTCCCAGCTGTTGGCGGCGTTGTATCTGCCTGCAAGACTGGCGTTTAGGCCCTCCGCTACCGTGTCCTTTAAGCTGTTTCGGCTCATCTTAACTTCAAAACCGTTTCTTTCAAGCAAAGGTTTTAATTTTAATGCTATTTCTACAGTAACATCCTGCTCTTTGAGCCCGTAACCTACGGCTCCTGTGTCGTTTCCGGTTGGGTTGTGTCCCGGGTCAATAAAAATCTTTGTCATATTACTTCACCTCCTTCACTCTTGTTCTGCTCTTTGAGCTGTTTTAAAACTTCGTCCGCTTTTACAGCGTTTGGGGTGAAACTATTGTTCTTCCACCAAGCCCAAACAGACGCGCCAATTGTGAATAATAGGCTGACCGTCTGATAGATATCATTATCAGCGATGCTAACCGCCTGCTTGCCGCTCATGGCCAATATTTGGTTCAGCAGCGCTACCAGCAGAACAATCGTGCGCGCTACCGCTCCAGCTGTTACTTTGCTCATTGTTTCACCTCCTCGTTTAGTTCATCAATCCGTTTGTGCGCAGACTTTGTGGACTGCTCCACTGCTGTCATGCGTTCCACCAGGTCGTTGTGCTTCTCTACTTCTTTTTCAAGCAAACTTATCCTGTAGCTTGTGAGCCTGTTTGCTGTAAGAACTCCTGTTACAGAACCAAACATAGTTCCAAACAGAGCCAGGCCCGCAACAACTATTTCGGGTGTGATAAAGCTCATTATTTTGCTCCTTTACAAATGTATTGGCGAATACATTTATAGTATAGCAAATATCGCCTGCCATGAAGTGCCATGTGTTTTCGCTTGACAAAGGGCTTCCGGTAGAGTAGAATTATCGTAAATTGCAAATAATTCTGTCATAGGATGTGATTATAATGGAAAAAACACCAATGGCAATGCGTAAACATGTTGCTATTTTCGGCGATACTAATGTTGGAAAATCCACATTGTTTAATAAACTTTTAGGACAGGAGGCGGCTATTGTTTCCGATGTCAGCGGAACAACCACCGACCCTGTGACCAAGGCGATGGAGCTTATCCCTTACGGACCTATCGCACTTATTGACACGGCAGGTTTGGGGGACAAGTCGGTTCTTGGAGAACAGAGAGAAGCCAAAACCCTGGAAATTATTAAACGTACTGACCTAATATTATATGTTCAAGACGTCAGTTGTGAGAACGTTTTAAATCCACGCCCGATTGACAAAAATATTCCGACTATATTTGTTTTTACAAAATGCGACTTGGCAAATGCTAAGACGCTGAACAGTGCCAGCGCTAAATATCCGGATTCAGTGCTGATTTTTGACTATAACGAGAAGAGCATGGATAGTTTGAGAAATAAGATGGTTGAGGAACTGACAAAGCAGGAAAGGGACGATGAGACGCTTATCGGAAAGCTTCTGCCTAAGGACAGCAGTCTTGTTTTGGTCTGCCCTATAGACAGCGAGGCTCCTAAGGGCAGGCTGATACAGCCTCAGGTTCAGCTTATCAGGGATTGTCTTGACCACAATATGAAAGCATATGTAACCAATGAGGTTACGCTGTCTGCCGCTCTTGAAGATTTAAAGCGTGTAGATTTGGTTGTCACAGATTCACAGGCGTTTAAGACGGTTGATAAAATTGTTCCTAAAGAAATAAAACTAACATCGTTTTCTATGCTTTTGGCGTATCAGAAAGGTAATTTCAGGCAGCTTTTAGACGGCGCGGCGGCGATTGACAAACTTAGCGCTGATTCAAAGGTGCTGGTGCTTGAGGGCTGTACTCACAATACTTCGCATGAGGATATAGGAAAGGTTAAGATACCTGCCCTGATAAAGAATTATCTAGGCGGTGAAACGCCCGAATATGAGTTTTACACCGGTTATAACCTGCCGGGAAGTTTTTCGGATTATGACCTTATTATCCAGTGCGGAATGTGTATGGTAAACAAAAAGGAAGTTGTCAGCCGATTAAAAGAGGCGGAGGAAGCAAGCGTCCCGGTGACCAACTATGGGATTGCGCTGGCTAAGCTAAGCGGTATTTTGGATAGGGCATGTGAAATTTTTGCAGAGGAAGATTAATGTGTTATGAAATTTACAAAAAGCGAAGCTCTTGAGATTATAAAACAGAATAAAGAAGTCTTATCGGAGGAACTCAGAGAAAAATCCCTCGCCGTGTGCAGGGAGAATTTCGGTAACTCGGTATATGTCAGAGGGCTTATAGAGTTTACTAATTATTGCAGGAATAACTGCAAGTATTGCGGCATTAGAGCCGGCAACAGAAATGTTCATCGTTATAGGCTCACAAGAGAGGAAATTTTGGATTGCTGCCGTGTCGGCGCAGGTTTAGGGTTTAAGACATATGTTCTTCAGGGAGGAGAGGATCCAGGATTTTCGGATAATGAGCTTTGTTCAATTGTTTCGGAAATCAAGACGGAGTTTCCTGAATCGGCGGTTACTCTATCAGTTGGCGAGCGTTCGAAAGATGTATATAGGGAGTTTTTTAAGGCCGGGGCGGACAGGTTTTTACTGAGGCATGAAACTTCGGTTGAAGAGCATTACAGTCTGCTCCATCCGTCTGATTTAAGTTTAAAAAACAGAAAAAGATGCCTTTATGATTTAAAAGATATAGGGTTTCAGGTTGGGGCAGGGTTTATGGTAGGCTCGCCGTTTCAGAAAGACGAATATTTGGCTGAGGATATTATGTTTTTGCAGGAACTTGAGCCGCATATGGTGGGGATAGGTCCGTTTATACCACATAAGGATACGGAATTTAAAGATTTCCCTCAGGGAACATTAAATATGACCTTAGTAATGCTGTGTATTACAAGATTAGCTCTGCCGAAAGTGCTGCTGCCGTCTACTACTGCGCTGGGGACAATTTCTCCGACCGGCAGAGAAGACGGTCTGCGCTGCGGCGCTAACGTTGTTATGCCGAATTTGTCGCCTATAGGCGTAAGGCGGGACTATTCATTATATGACGGAAAGATATGTATGGGCGACGAGGCGGCCGAGTGTATAAAATGTTTGGGAGCTAGAGTGGAGACAGTGGGATGCAGGCTGGATTTCTCGCGTGGCGACAGTCCGTTGATATAGGGATTAAAACAAAATTTCAGCATTATACAAGAATAGAATGTGCGGCTGATGTTAAAATTGATATGACGAAAAAAAGACAAAAATAAAAAACACCTCTGCGGTGTTTTTATTTTTATAAAATTATGTTTGCCAAAGCCTCGCAGTGTTTATAAAAGCTTCGCAAAACACCGGCTTTGTGAAACTTTAAATTCAAGACTAAACCGCTCTGTCAACCTTGCCTGATCTTATGCATCTGGTACAAGCGTAAACTTTTTTAGGAGTACCATCGACAATAGCTCTGACACGTCTAACGTTTGGTTTCCAAACCTTATTTGATCTACGGTGTGAGTGAGATACTTTGATACCAAAGCTAACGCCCTTTCCGCAAATTTCGCACTTTGCCATATATATACACCTCCTTAATAGTTTAAAAATTAACTCAACTCGAAATATTATAACAGAAACTATTTTATAATGCAAGTACTTTTTCAAAAAAATTTTACATTTTATTTATATATTTTTATATTCATTACTTTAAAACTCCGCCTGTGAGTTCTTATAATTCTGCAAAATATCTTATTTATTAAACTTTAGTAAGCTGATGACGCTATGTTATCAGCTTTTATTATTTAAAGTTATATTGATTTACTTAATATAAATAATGTTTATAAAGTTATAAAGCAAATTATTTAGCTGTTAATTTAAACAGATAAAGCGAAAATGTTATTTTTACTAAATAATAAAAATATTTTAATTATATATTGTATAAAACGCTAAAGTGTGCTATAATACCAGTAAGGGGTTTCAGGTAAATTTTACCAATAATAAAGGGGGAGTATTTATGAAAAGAAAAGTTGCGGTAATCATTTTGTGCGTCGTTTTTTTGGTTGGAACATTTTACGTTTTTGCCAGTGACGCACTGATTAATCAAGAGGATAAAACAGATGTTTTGGAAATTGCAGAAACCGCTGAATCTGCTGAACCTGACTCCACAGCGGAAATAGTGATCGAAACATCTCCTGAGCCGGATTCGGAAACTGCTGAACCGACTGCTTCTGCGGCTGCGGAGGAAGAGGATTTGAGCGGTCAGGCCGGAGAGAATGAAACTGAGACAACAGCGTCACAGTATCCATCAAATTTTTATGAGTTAGCTCAGGTTTTAAATAGTAGAGATATAAACACTGTAGGAGTCTGCGATATATTAACCAGTTATTTATATCTGCGGGACGTATACGGTCTCAGTAATCAGGAGCTTGAATACATCGCAGGACTGATTATCGGCGGCGCTGAACCTAGCAATATTATGGAAGCCGCATATTTTTGGCTGGATACCTGCGAGGATATATCAATTATTGAACAGATATACAATAAGAAAAGTGAATATGAAGGCGGTAAGTTTTGGGTTGAAAACGCTTACAACGACGTGACTGAATATATACATGGCGAGCTGTCTGTGGACGACGTTAATCATTATCTTGAGGCGGGTGCAGCCGCTGTTGATATACAAAATGCTAATATTTTGAGCAGAAGGGGAGTTTATACCATTCAGCAGATACTGGACAGAATCATCGGCGGCGAAACAATAGTAGATGTTATGAATGACGTTTATGGGACTAATATAACTCAGCCTGTCAGTTTATTTGGGCTTAATGAAAATGAGGAAGCGGATGAAAATATTTTAGACAGTAAAGAATTGGCCGGGCTTGAGAATAAGCAGATTGAGGAATCTGCCGAAGAAATATTGTCTGACAGCGGCGTTTCGGAAAGACTTTCTAAGAAAAGAAATGAGAAAAACGCAGGGCTTGTAGAACAGCTTGTAGTTAACGGAATTATCCCGGGTAGAATTGATGAGGATTTGGGGGTGATTTTTGATGAGTAAGCTGAAATATTTTTTGTTTATTTCTGTACTGATTGTAAGCTGCTTTAGTATTTCGTGTTATGCTTCAACATCCGATTCGCTTTATGAGCAGTCTTTGGTTGAAAGCATGATAGCTCAGAACGGTTCGAATTATGAAAGTCCGTTTATAGCCGCGGGCGGCAATGTGGAATTAAGCGACGGAAATGTCAACGTAAATGAGGTTGATTTGAGCCTGCCGGGGAAAAATGGTATGGACGTTAATATCAGGCGTATTCATTATGTTAACGGCAAGCCGGGCAGCTATTACGGAGTAAGCACTAATGGAAGTGTGGCAACAAGTCCGATGTATTTATATAATTACGTTTTAAACGGAGTTTCAAAAACCGCATATGTGGCCTTTGATAAGGAAGAAAATTTAACAGATGAGTTTTATACAACATCTTCATTGCTGGGTTCAAATATGAGCACTGATACTCATGGAACAAAATACTACGAATATTCCAGTATAAAAAGTGCTTCTGGAATATTAATGACTAGGGATAAGAATAAACCTTCGGTTCAAAATTATCAGCTGTCGAATGAAGTGTTTGCGTATATGGGCAAAAATTCCGATGTTGAAATTGGTTATGGCTGGTATGTCGCGATGCCGCAGATAAGCCAAGTAAATGTTTCGGGGAGCAGTTATATAAAAAGATATACTTATCTGTTTGAGGATGAAAACGGACAGACAATGAATTTTACATATGAGTTTGACCTTGAGGGAACAAAGTGGGTGTTTGACCCGGAAAGCTGCAATGTGTCGGCGCCTGACAGCCAGTACAACGCTCAAGTTTACAGCGATAATCAGACGCATGCTTTGGGATTTCAATACGATGTTGTTATAACAGACGGAGACGGAAAGTCATATTACTTTTTAAAGGGGATAAATAAAAATTGTCTTCCTGCCGCCATTATAGACAGATACGGAAACACTGTCCGCTATGCCGCAAACAGCAGCGGTGTTGCTGTGACAGATACTTTCGGCAGAAACATTCAGGTATCGTCATCAGGTATAACCGTTACCAAAGGCAGCTATGTCAAAAGCGTCGAGTATCGGCTGGTAAGGTCAAATGACACAACCAGGGATCCATCGGGGCTTCTCAGCTGTTTTTCAAAATATTCTTTGCAGGTGAGAAAATATAATGGCTCGGGATATGAGACTACAGAATATGTGTCACACAAAAGCTCAATTCAATTTATAAG is from Monoglobus pectinilyticus and encodes:
- a CDS encoding N-acetylmuramoyl-L-alanine amidase family protein, encoding MTKIFIDPGHNPTGNDTGAVGYGLKEQDVTVEIALKLKPLLERNGFEVKMSRNSLKDTVAEGLNASLAGRYNAANSWDADIFVSIHCNSANTKAYGCETYYYTGSSKGRRLADCVQPELAKETGLCNRGVKSANFAVIKHTNMPAILVETAFIDNYDDNRFLASDDGKYKCAVGIYKGICNYFGVEYKLESGDELLSSEYEELKKKDESQDKVIDAIGADILNNTKEIDYIKAQLATYDYIDENMPEWAVPTITKLVDKGFLKGDEEGKLGLTEDLMRLLVINDRAGLYDKKK
- the hydE gene encoding [FeFe] hydrogenase H-cluster radical SAM maturase HydE, coding for MKFTKSEALEIIKQNKEVLSEELREKSLAVCRENFGNSVYVRGLIEFTNYCRNNCKYCGIRAGNRNVHRYRLTREEILDCCRVGAGLGFKTYVLQGGEDPGFSDNELCSIVSEIKTEFPESAVTLSVGERSKDVYREFFKAGADRFLLRHETSVEEHYSLLHPSDLSLKNRKRCLYDLKDIGFQVGAGFMVGSPFQKDEYLAEDIMFLQELEPHMVGIGPFIPHKDTEFKDFPQGTLNMTLVMLCITRLALPKVLLPSTTALGTISPTGREDGLRCGANVVMPNLSPIGVRRDYSLYDGKICMGDEAAECIKCLGARVETVGCRLDFSRGDSPLI
- the nth gene encoding endonuclease III; the protein is MREKIADKKERILKIIEIFGKVYSDADCTLEYDNPLQLLISTQLAAQCTDKRVNIVTKDLYKKYRDVYDFANADELELREDIKSTGFFRNKAKNIIGCCKMLISDYNGEVPREMEDLLKLPGVGRKTANLVRGDYFGIPGIVVDTHATRLSNRLGLTTNKDPKKIEMDLLKLVPEEYQTSFCHQLVYHGREYCPAARPKCDICPISELCPKVGV
- a CDS encoding phage holin, producing the protein MSKVTAGAVARTIVLLVALLNQILAMSGKQAVSIADNDIYQTVSLLFTIGASVWAWWKNNSFTPNAVKADEVLKQLKEQNKSEGGEVI
- a CDS encoding helix-turn-helix domain-containing protein — translated: MRKEVGFENRDRFVELGLMISALRKAKGYTQHELAEKAHISRSHLSSIEAPNISSSFSLEVFFNIADILEVKPGDLLNLNLPSSYFNIDEQD
- the rpmB gene encoding 50S ribosomal protein L28, which gives rise to MAKCEICGKGVSFGIKVSHSHRRSNKVWKPNVRRVRAIVDGTPKKVYACTRCIRSGKVDRAV
- the hydF gene encoding [FeFe] hydrogenase H-cluster maturation GTPase HydF; translated protein: MEKTPMAMRKHVAIFGDTNVGKSTLFNKLLGQEAAIVSDVSGTTTDPVTKAMELIPYGPIALIDTAGLGDKSVLGEQREAKTLEIIKRTDLILYVQDVSCENVLNPRPIDKNIPTIFVFTKCDLANAKTLNSASAKYPDSVLIFDYNEKSMDSLRNKMVEELTKQERDDETLIGKLLPKDSSLVLVCPIDSEAPKGRLIQPQVQLIRDCLDHNMKAYVTNEVTLSAALEDLKRVDLVVTDSQAFKTVDKIVPKEIKLTSFSMLLAYQKGNFRQLLDGAAAIDKLSADSKVLVLEGCTHNTSHEDIGKVKIPALIKNYLGGETPEYEFYTGYNLPGSFSDYDLIIQCGMCMVNKKEVVSRLKEAEEASVPVTNYGIALAKLSGILDRACEIFAEED
- a CDS encoding helix-turn-helix domain-containing protein is translated as MNKIKTQKFNGGYVKMYLKRLKILRINAGLKQTDIADILGIQQTVYSRYERGFQTIPLHFLVKLADFYNTSTDYLLNRTNNINSYPDE